Proteins co-encoded in one Plectropomus leopardus isolate mb chromosome 14, YSFRI_Pleo_2.0, whole genome shotgun sequence genomic window:
- the marc1 gene encoding LOW QUALITY PROTEIN: mitochondrial amidoxime-reducing component 1 (The sequence of the model RefSeq protein was modified relative to this genomic sequence to represent the inferred CDS: inserted 1 base in 1 codon) — translation MELKQLKQAAVSALAHNKGAALVLGAGVAAVGLALGYKYLRRTEKVXRVGVVSQLLVHPLKSGKAVSVSEAECHNIGLKFGELQDRHWLVVTEDGHMVTGRQQPRLVLVSLTCEGGHACLNGPNMEELRFPVRQSDNGVIGCRVFGDDIQGRDCGDEASRWLTRYLGEEDTFRLVHFEPQMRGRRPAESEPMLPQFKVAYSDVAPVMLLSESSVKDLSSKLENDVTVERFRPNIVISDCEAFEEDSWEEVQIGSVRLQRVMSCGRCVFTTVDPETGIISRKEPLDTLKSYRQCKPSEKHIYKSSPLFGQLHKVKKTGTLQVGDVVYQISR, via the exons atgGAGCTGAAGCAGCTGAAGCAGGCGGCTGTGAGCGCGCTGGCGCACAATAAAGGCGCCGCTCTCGTGCTCGGAGCTGGCGTCGCTGCTGTGGGACTCGCGCTCGGATATAAATACCTGCGGAGGACCGAAAAAG TCCGCGTGGGCGTAGTGTCGCAGCTCCTCGTTCACCCCCTGAAGTCTGGCAAAGCGGTGTCCGTGTCTGAGGCTGAATGCCACAACATCGGACTGAAGTTTGGAGAGCTGCAGGATCG CCACTGGCTGGTGGTGACGGAGGACGGTCACATGGTGACGGGCAGACAGCAGCCTCGTCTGGTGTTGGTGTCTCTGACCTGTGAGGGAGGTCACGCGTGTCTGAACGGCCCGAACATGGAGGAGCTGCGGTTCCCCGTCAGACAGTCCGACAACGGCGTCATCGGCTGCAG agTTTTCGGAGATGACATTCAGGGACGAGACTGCGGGGACGAAGCGTCTCGCTGGCTGACTCGTTATCTGGGCGAAGAGGACACTTTTCGCTTGGTGCACTTTGAACCTCAGATGAGGGGGAGGAGGCCTGCGGAGAGCGAGCCCATGTTACCGCAGTTCAAG GTGGCGTACTCAGATGTGGCACCTGTGATGCTGCTGTCCGAGTCTTCGGTCAAAGATCTCAGCAGCAAGTTAGAAAACGACGTCACGGTGGAGCGTTTCCGCCCAAACATTGTCATAAGTGACTGTGAGGCCTTTGAAGAG gattcGTGGGAAGAGGTCCAGATTGGCAGCGTGAGACTGCAGCGTGTAATGTCATGTGGACG ATGTGTTTTCACCACCGTCGACCCTGAAACTGGTATAATCAGCAGAAAAGAGCCTCTGGACACACTGAAGAG ttatcGTCAATGCAAACCGTCCGAGAAGCACATCTACAAGTCGTCCCCGTTGTTTGGACAGCTGCACAAGGTGAAGAAGACGGGGACCCTGCAGGTCGGCGATGTGGTTTATCAGATCAGCCGCTGA